From the Anopheles stephensi strain Indian chromosome X, UCI_ANSTEP_V1.0, whole genome shotgun sequence genome, the window CTGAAACACAGGCCTTCTTTCTTCACCACTTCTTCTCTCTCAGCAACACTTAGTTTTCCAAAGGCCACACAATTCGCCAAATAGTTCTGAACATCGCAAACAGGACACACTTTTCTCGTCAATGGATGAGATTGGGCAGCGCAGGTCATGGAGAACGGCTGATGTTGAAGCCTCGTAAAGCTGTGCATTTTACCCTTTGCCATTTGCTTCTCCTGGGATGTGAATCGTCCTCGCTGATAAGTGGATCTAGTAGCTGCTCTAGTTTCGATCACATTCGTCTGGTGCACGGCAGTGCTGTTCAGGATCCTGATTCTTTTCTCGCAAAACTCCAATAGTTTGTCATAGGAATCATTCGACTGCTCCGCTGAAAATTGTTCCCAGGCCATTAGTGTGTTCTTTTCGAGCTTATACATTACCAGAATTGTAAGCGGCGTGTTTCAATGCTTGGCTGGCTCTTCTAGTCGTTCCATGCCTTGAACCAAACGTCTGGTCTCATTAACTATTCTAGTAAAGTCAACTGCAGTTGCGGCGTTCATTGGCTCGAGCTGGACCAAGGCCTTGAAGTACTCTCGTTTCAGCAGcttgtcgtcgtcgtaccggtTCAACAGCGCCTGCCACGTAGGAGCATAGCTCTTATCATCCAATGGCACATGCTCAAATTGCAACGCGGCATCCCCCTTCAGCGACGATAGCAAATATTGCAATTTCATGACATCCGTTAACTCCACTGCATCATGCACTAAGGATGTGAATCTGTCTTTAAATGTCACCCACTGCGTGATTTCACCATTAAATGACGGTAGCTCTATCTTCGGTAGTCGGATTTTCACTGTAGTGCACGTAGTATTCGCCATTGTACTATTTGCTGCGGGTCGCCCATGTTCTTGGCCTTGATACTCTAACAGGAAACCTCTGATCTTGTGGTATTTCTTAAAGAACTCTTTCCGGTCACTACGCAATTTCACTTCATCTGCATCGTCATCTTCGAACAATAGTCTTTCTCTTGCGTTTTCATATTCCCTTTTGGTTTCTTCCAATGCCGTAAGCTGACTTATAATTTCAGCACGATGTTTGTCTGCGTCGAAATTGTCCACAAAATCCACATACTCATCGATCCACGCCAGACGATCGTTGTATACCTTGCTCAACCGTTTCAGATTACTTGGCTTCATCgttatgaaatttaattatcacAAGTCGAGTTAATTTGCTGACCACTGAAGACGCTTTGGCTTACACTTGTACAACTTCAATACTCTCGCAATGTTCTATGTACTTGAAGCCACTAATTAAGGTTGCACGCACACATGAGTTTGAACGATCACTGTTCAATGAACCTTAAGCGTGATGGCTGAAAACGACGTCAACTTCACCTTTCGCGCGAGTTACCGTATTCAACATCGgcaacatacaacatcatcagcggtaCTCGACGACGATGTAATCCAACAGCCCCTAGACCATGGGACGATCAACATTTCGACGTCTCAGCATTCCGGCCGGCCAACGCTGCTCCGACCGTGAGACCAGCAACCCGACGCCGGAACATTCCTAACGTCACGTGGCCGAACCAACTCCTTGTTGTGACCGTGACCTCCTCCCCTTCCATACCACTCCTATATCCATAACTGTAAActtgtaaacataaaaataattattaagtcAGTCTTAATCGGACCCTCTAGCAAACAAGAGGCGAATAAAGCGGATCATccccaacataaaaacatttttgagttttaactggcgcccgaatagggaccccCTGACAAAGTGGTTAAACGTGTTGGAACACCGTAGCAGCGATCGCGGACAAGTCTCCCCGAAGGAAGAGAGGACCCCTAGTAGATCTCGTGAGGAACAAAACGGACAGCCCCAATCTTCGCGCCGCAGCCACGTACAGGATCAACCCGAAAAGATGAGTCACGCTGTCACCTTGATGTTGCTGTGAGTTATTTTtaagttatatttttatataattgtTGTTTATAATACCTATGAATTGTGATAGGAAAAGTATCGGAAAAAATTAGTGCTACGAACAGGTTTTGACAAAATATTATAAGTGGAATAATTTCTTACTCTCTCAACAAACAAGTGACATGAAAGTTTTGTGCCAAAGTGTAAAGTGTAGGGACGTGTAATTTGAGTgaattgcgtttttttttttcattgcggTTTGTGGAAAATTTAGCACTGTGTCTAttgattgtgattttttttctcagtaTTGACCTTggtgtgtaatttttttttgttttaatttgattattcaaaatttttcGTAAATTCAAAAGAACTGCAGTATTTGATAGAAACAGAATGTTTCCAAATACAACCAACAATCAACCAGCCCATGCTGCTCAGATGTCGGAACAGCATCTAGCACCAAATGAATTTTTGGACATAGGCCGTGTTCCGGATTATGTTAGGGATTTACCGGTGTTTAATGGAAAAGTCAGTGACCTAACGCGTTGGATAATAGAAGTTgaggaaatgtttcaaatgtaCGAACGTGTGCCTAAGAACACATTACAGTACCATATTCTTCAAGGTACTGTTAGACGTAAAATTCAAGGAGAAGCTGCTGATGTGCTTAACTCAAATTGCATAGATGGTTCTTGGGAAACCATAAAGCAAACTCTATTGCTGTACTACTAAGACAAAAGAGATCTAAAGACATTAGATCATGAGTTGACGCTGATTTATAAGAGACAAAATGAGTCTCTTAGCAGTTATTTCAGCAGGGTAAACGAATTGCAAACTGCAATTATTACGCAGGTACATGCAGATAGCAAGTATAATAGGAATGCTCATGTACACATAAACTACTTTAGAGAAAAAACTTTAGATAGTTTTATTAGAGGGCTTGAGAAACctctttgctttttattaaaaaattacaaCCCACCAAATTTGAATGCAGCCTA encodes:
- the LOC118503341 gene encoding uncharacterized protein LOC118503341; the encoded protein is MKPSNLKRLSKVYNDRLAWIDEYVDFVDNFDADKHRAEIISQLTALEETKREYENARERLLFEDDDADEVKLRSDRKEFFKKYHKIRGFLLEYQGQEHGRPAANSTMANTTCTTVKIRLPKIELPSFNGEITQWVTFKDRFTSLVHDAVELTDVMKLQYLLSSLKGDAALQFEHVPLDDKSYAPTWQALLNRYDDDKLLKREYFKALVQLEPMNAATAVDFTRIVNETRRLVQGMERLEEPAKH